The proteins below are encoded in one region of Acidobacteriota bacterium:
- a CDS encoding DUF1080 domain-containing protein: protein MLKQNLVIIPVCLFAILALTSFSASQEPQNLPRAFIDGTGPGWRTLGASDFARVNDLPDTWTWKDGLLTSTGKPIGVYRTQQKFTNFELVVQWRHLRVAGNSGCFVWVPDEALKDLKPDTLPKFGIEVQMLDHGYTAQYEKQSGKKADWFTTHGDIFAVGQSKLTPFPPLSPNGSRSFPRKNLSKGVGEWNHYYVRGINGELRLWVNGEEVSGGTGADPRTGYLCLEAEGSPVEFKHLRVRELP from the coding sequence ATGCTGAAACAAAACCTGGTGATAATTCCCGTCTGTCTTTTTGCCATATTGGCGCTGACGAGCTTCAGCGCCAGCCAAGAGCCGCAAAATCTGCCGCGCGCTTTCATTGACGGCACCGGGCCGGGCTGGCGCACGCTGGGCGCGAGCGATTTCGCCCGCGTCAATGACCTGCCCGACACCTGGACGTGGAAGGACGGTTTGCTGACGAGTACGGGCAAGCCGATTGGCGTCTATCGCACGCAACAGAAATTCACCAACTTTGAATTGGTCGTGCAATGGCGGCACCTGCGCGTGGCAGGCAATTCGGGCTGTTTCGTGTGGGTGCCGGACGAAGCGTTGAAAGATTTGAAACCCGATACGCTGCCCAAATTCGGCATCGAGGTGCAGATGCTCGATCACGGTTATACGGCGCAATATGAAAAGCAATCCGGCAAGAAAGCCGATTGGTTCACCACCCACGGCGACATCTTCGCGGTGGGTCAATCCAAACTGACACCCTTCCCGCCGCTCTCGCCGAACGGTTCGCGCAGCTTCCCACGCAAGAATCTCAGCAAAGGCGTGGGCGAATGGAATCACTATTATGTGCGCGGCATCAACGGCGAACTGCGGCTTTGGGTCAATGGCGAAGAGGTTTCGGGGGGCACTGGCGCTGACCCGCGCACAGGGTATTTGTGCCTGGAAGCGGAAGGCTCGCCGGTCGAATTCAAACACCTTCGCGTGCGCGAATTGCCGTAG
- a CDS encoding polysaccharide biosynthesis protein, translated as MSLNKQILQFRPTALAARPEHLESAPSLWQRLANALVARVPKRWVSNYILSRQVQMTIDGTLAAGSFVLAHVLRFDGWPPAEDAHRLLFILPYVIAARIFVNFYIGIYRRVWRYVSINDSSQLASAVGVVSAILLALRLLFEDVNPLLTVPIGTIVIDFILATGGMLGVRLFWRVACENASRATTRRATLHQRALLVGAGDAGVMAAREITRRPDLGLRVCGFVDDDTAKSNTIIQGVKVLGKTEDLPRLADVMQVDQVIITIANTNRKTIRRVLELCESVSVPVRIIPGLYEIIGNHVTISNVRPVEIEDLLGRDAIDVEAWLEASQSSYSGRRILVTGAGGSIGRELCRQLSILKPASIIVLDKDENSVFEAERELHAALELNANHTTEVVPVICDLRSAHRLQNVFGKHLPQVVFHAAAHKHVPLMEHNVAEAVYNNITGAQRLLEVCAEFNVQRCVLVSSDKAVNPTNIMGATKRVAELLFQKQALWLNGGRHYSCVRFGNVLGSRGSVVPIFREQLKNGGPLTITHPEIERYFMTIPEAAQLIVQAGTLGKCGEIFVLDMGEPVKMLDLAQDMIRLSGLTLGEDVDIEFTGLRPGEKLKEELLIAEEGTQATLHEKIFVAPPLQYDFQRLDEWVRCLVLASELGDEEEIYRIFTAMGIGFRSQHWKPMQQDAKPKYALASGH; from the coding sequence ATGAGCCTGAACAAACAAATCCTGCAATTTCGTCCCACTGCATTAGCGGCCCGGCCAGAGCATCTTGAAAGCGCGCCTTCCTTGTGGCAGCGGCTGGCCAACGCCCTGGTCGCCCGCGTCCCAAAACGCTGGGTCTCGAATTACATTTTGAGCCGGCAAGTTCAAATGACTATTGATGGCACGCTGGCCGCAGGGTCGTTCGTCCTGGCGCACGTGCTGCGCTTTGATGGCTGGCCGCCGGCCGAAGACGCGCATCGGCTGCTGTTCATCTTGCCGTATGTGATTGCCGCGCGCATCTTCGTCAACTTCTATATTGGGATTTACCGGCGCGTCTGGCGCTATGTCAGCATCAACGACTCTTCGCAATTGGCCAGCGCCGTGGGCGTCGTCTCGGCGATTCTGCTGGCGCTGCGATTGCTGTTCGAGGATGTCAACCCGCTGCTCACCGTGCCGATTGGCACCATCGTCATTGATTTCATTTTGGCGACAGGCGGTATGCTCGGCGTGCGTTTGTTCTGGCGCGTCGCCTGCGAAAACGCCTCGCGCGCGACGACGCGGCGCGCGACCTTGCATCAACGCGCCTTGCTGGTGGGCGCGGGCGATGCCGGGGTGATGGCGGCACGCGAAATCACCCGCCGCCCCGATTTGGGCTTGCGCGTCTGCGGCTTTGTGGATGACGACACCGCCAAAAGCAACACCATCATTCAAGGCGTCAAAGTCCTCGGCAAGACAGAAGACCTGCCGCGCTTGGCCGACGTGATGCAGGTAGACCAGGTCATCATCACCATCGCCAACACCAACCGCAAAACCATCCGCCGCGTGCTGGAACTTTGCGAATCAGTCAGTGTACCGGTGCGCATCATTCCTGGCCTGTACGAAATCATCGGCAATCACGTCACCATCAGCAACGTGCGTCCGGTCGAAATCGAAGACCTTTTGGGCCGCGATGCGATTGATGTGGAAGCCTGGCTGGAAGCCAGCCAGAGCAGTTACAGCGGACGCCGCATCTTGGTAACCGGCGCGGGCGGATCAATCGGACGCGAACTGTGCCGCCAGTTGAGCATTCTCAAACCGGCTTCGATCATCGTGCTCGACAAAGACGAGAACTCGGTCTTTGAGGCCGAGCGCGAATTGCACGCCGCGCTGGAACTGAATGCCAACCACACCACGGAAGTTGTCCCGGTGATCTGCGATTTGCGCAGCGCGCATCGTTTGCAAAACGTTTTTGGCAAACACCTGCCGCAAGTCGTCTTCCACGCTGCCGCGCACAAACACGTGCCGCTGATGGAACACAACGTCGCCGAAGCCGTCTACAACAACATCACGGGTGCCCAGCGCCTGCTGGAAGTTTGCGCGGAATTCAACGTGCAGCGCTGTGTGCTGGTGTCTTCGGACAAAGCGGTCAATCCGACCAACATCATGGGCGCAACCAAGCGCGTGGCCGAATTGCTCTTTCAAAAGCAGGCGCTCTGGCTCAATGGCGGACGCCATTATTCGTGCGTGCGTTTCGGCAACGTGCTCGGTTCGCGCGGCAGCGTCGTGCCGATCTTCCGCGAACAGCTCAAAAATGGCGGCCCCCTCACCATCACGCACCCCGAAATCGAACGTTATTTCATGACCATTCCCGAAGCCGCTCAACTGATCGTGCAAGCAGGCACGCTGGGCAAATGCGGCGAGATTTTCGTGCTGGATATGGGCGAGCCGGTCAAGATGTTAGACTTGGCGCAGGATATGATTCGACTGTCGGGGCTGACGCTGGGCGAAGACGTTGACATTGAATTCACGGGCCTGCGTCCCGGCGAGAAATTGAAAGAGGAATTGCTGATCGCCGAAGAAGGCACGCAGGCGACTTTGCACGAAAAGATTTTCGTGGCACCGCCCTTGCAGTATGATTTCCAGCGCTTGGACGAATGGGTCCGGTGTTTGGTGTTGGCCTCTGAGTTAGGCGACGAAGAAGAAATCTATCGCATCTTTACGGCGATGGGCATCGGCTTCCGCTCCCAACATTGGAAGCCTATGCAGCAGGATGCCAAACCGAAATACGCGCTCGCTTCCGGCCACTGA
- a CDS encoding sugar transferase — MVTTRAETNLRLVAPVAFPQQAAAQRIIKRTCDLTLALPALLVLSPFFGLIALWIKLNSTGPVFFRQVRSGRRGQPFRIFKFRTMVADADQRGTQLTVGEDRRITHCGQFLRRYKFDELPQLINVLLGEMTLVGPRPEVPHYVAQYSEQERAILLLTPGITSPASLAFKSESELLAQQSDPEQFYLTEVMPAKIRADLAYAQRANWLTDFGVMAQTVRDILS, encoded by the coding sequence ATGGTGACCACTAGAGCCGAAACGAATCTCCGACTCGTTGCGCCCGTTGCTTTCCCTCAACAAGCGGCGGCACAGCGCATCATCAAACGCACCTGCGATCTGACGCTGGCGCTGCCGGCGCTGCTGGTGCTGTCACCGTTCTTTGGCTTAATCGCGCTCTGGATCAAGCTCAATTCAACGGGGCCGGTCTTCTTTCGGCAGGTGCGCAGCGGGCGGCGCGGGCAGCCGTTCCGCATCTTCAAATTCCGCACGATGGTGGCGGATGCAGACCAACGCGGCACCCAATTAACGGTGGGCGAGGATCGGCGCATCACGCACTGCGGCCAGTTTTTGCGGCGCTATAAATTCGATGAATTGCCCCAACTCATCAATGTGCTGCTGGGTGAAATGACCTTGGTGGGGCCGCGCCCCGAAGTGCCACATTATGTGGCGCAGTACAGCGAGCAGGAACGCGCCATTCTGCTCCTGACGCCGGGTATCACCAGCCCCGCATCGTTAGCCTTTAAGTCGGAGAGCGAACTGTTAGCGCAACAGTCCGACCCCGAACAGTTTTATCTGACCGAAGTCATGCCCGCCAAAATTCGCGCCGATCTGGCGTATGCGCAACGCGCGAACTGGCTGACGGATTTCGGCGTCATGGCACAAACCGTGAGAGATATTTTGAGTTGA
- a CDS encoding DegT/DnrJ/EryC1/StrS aminotransferase family protein, whose amino-acid sequence MDFLPFALPDIGEEEITEVVEALRSGWLTTGPKTARFETDFAEFIGDEAQALAVNSATAGLHLALEAVGVGAGDEVITTTYTFTATAEVIRYLGAHPVLVDIDPLTFNLDPAQIERAITPRTKAIIPVHFAGLACEMDAIIALARQHKLHVIEDAAHALPTRYRGKLIGAHETDATVYSFYATKTITTGEGGMIVTRDAEIARRCRTMRLHGISRDVFDRYTSTKPSWHYEVVAPGFKYNMSDLAAAVGIQQLKKAWRFQAQRQALAERYNAAFEALPVLLPPQAAAGDLHAWHLYVIRLREDAPLRRDEFIQRMAERGIGCSVHFIPLHLHPYWRDTYQLQPAAFPAAQAAFERAVSLPLYTRMTEADQQRVINAVTELLQVEAPQAARLTSSARTA is encoded by the coding sequence ATGGATTTTCTGCCTTTTGCCCTGCCGGACATCGGCGAGGAAGAAATCACTGAAGTCGTGGAAGCCTTGCGCTCCGGTTGGTTGACGACCGGGCCGAAAACGGCACGTTTTGAAACCGACTTCGCTGAGTTTATCGGTGATGAGGCGCAAGCGCTCGCCGTCAATTCCGCCACAGCAGGCTTGCATCTGGCGCTCGAAGCCGTGGGCGTCGGCGCGGGCGATGAAGTCATCACGACGACTTACACGTTCACAGCCACTGCCGAAGTCATTCGCTATCTCGGCGCACATCCCGTCTTGGTGGACATTGATCCGCTGACTTTCAATCTTGATCCCGCACAAATCGAACGGGCGATTACGCCGCGCACCAAAGCAATCATTCCGGTGCATTTCGCCGGGCTTGCTTGCGAGATGGACGCCATCATCGCGCTTGCGCGCCAGCACAAGTTGCACGTGATCGAAGACGCCGCGCACGCCTTGCCGACACGTTATCGCGGCAAGCTGATCGGCGCGCACGAGACGGATGCGACGGTCTATAGCTTTTACGCCACCAAAACGATCACCACGGGTGAAGGTGGGATGATCGTCACACGCGATGCCGAAATTGCGCGCCGTTGCCGCACGATGCGTTTGCACGGCATCAGCCGCGATGTATTCGACCGCTACACTTCGACCAAGCCGAGTTGGCATTACGAAGTCGTCGCGCCGGGTTTCAAATACAACATGTCCGATCTGGCGGCGGCGGTCGGGATTCAACAATTGAAAAAGGCCTGGCGCTTTCAGGCGCAGCGGCAAGCGTTGGCTGAGCGATACAATGCGGCCTTCGAGGCGTTGCCCGTGTTGTTGCCGCCCCAAGCCGCAGCCGGCGATCTGCACGCCTGGCATCTTTATGTAATTCGTTTGCGCGAAGACGCGCCGCTTCGACGCGATGAATTCATTCAACGCATGGCCGAACGCGGCATTGGTTGCAGCGTCCATTTCATTCCGCTGCACCTGCATCCGTACTGGCGCGACACGTATCAGTTGCAACCCGCAGCTTTCCCGGCGGCCCAGGCAGCGTTTGAACGTGCCGTAAGTTTGCCGCTTTACACACGTATGACTGAAGCCGATCAGCAGCGTGTGATTAACGCCGTCACCGAATTGTTGCAGGTGGAAGCGCCCCAAGCGGCGCGCCTGACCAGCAGTGCGAGAACAGCGTAG
- a CDS encoding sigma-70 family RNA polymerase sigma factor: MSTQENDAPERKEFVPEQENQQPGEVTRLLLKWQAGDTEAFNQLTAIVGGELRRRAHHYLRRERAGHTLQTTALVDDVWLRLGGGKEDLHWQNRAHFYAIAADVMRRILVEAARRRKSQKRGGGLTQTPLEEGLTVTVELDLDLLALDEALAWLKQRSERKYQVVVLRFFAGLTNEEIAAVLKISPLAVRSDWETAKRWLFGRLNGKEAVNGAKAF; the protein is encoded by the coding sequence ATGTCCACCCAGGAAAATGACGCGCCTGAGCGCAAAGAATTCGTGCCCGAACAGGAAAACCAGCAGCCTGGCGAAGTGACGCGCCTGCTGTTGAAATGGCAAGCCGGCGATACCGAGGCTTTCAATCAATTGACAGCCATCGTGGGCGGCGAATTGCGGCGGCGGGCGCATCACTATCTGCGCCGCGAACGCGCCGGTCACACCCTGCAGACGACGGCGCTGGTTGATGACGTCTGGCTGCGCTTGGGCGGCGGTAAAGAAGATTTGCATTGGCAAAACCGCGCGCACTTTTACGCCATCGCCGCCGATGTAATGCGGCGCATCCTGGTCGAAGCAGCGCGCCGGCGCAAAAGTCAAAAACGCGGCGGCGGCCTGACACAGACTCCGCTTGAAGAGGGGCTGACCGTGACCGTCGAGCTTGATCTTGATTTGCTGGCGCTCGACGAAGCTTTGGCATGGTTGAAGCAGCGTTCAGAGCGCAAGTATCAGGTTGTGGTGCTGCGCTTTTTCGCCGGGCTGACCAACGAAGAAATCGCCGCTGTGCTGAAGATTTCCCCCCTTGCCGTCAGGAGCGATTGGGAGACGGCGAAACGCTGGCTGTTTGGCAGGTTGAATGGGAAGGAGGCCGTCAATGGAGCAAAAGCGTTTTGA
- a CDS encoding protein kinase — protein MEQKRFDEIDERLAAALQIEPEARAAFLRQVCAGDDELRRAVEFLLSQGGPSEKLEVTAVAYLAEVLAGQAGAVTTGQRINHYTIKACIGRGGMGEVWRAWDEKLERDVALKLLPLEFAADPERVVRFRQEALTISALNHANIVAIYDSGQVTEQFGELHFIVTELVEGETLRAQLKQSALDWRKVVPLATQMAEALHAAHTVGIIHRDIKPENIMMQADGRLKVLDFGIAKLRDEGGGMRDESGRPLHPSSFIPHPSLTAAGAMLGTLKYMSPEQARGEVLEVQTDIFSLGLVLYEMLAGRHPYSGKSGAELSEALQSADEIPPLSALNAALPAALERSVTRALKKRRAERYESAGELLADLKELKSLIEVGRDAQQEQLLKAQNADQLLTRYVVFHEADRQTRIPLGSLWSIWRFASLKRGRLERELIRKSFFSGLLGAGWRMLLIAAVTMLVAAWLSVTDVWEERVLRDGHTAAVRRAVFSPDGKLLVSVSEDKQVIVWDFEKRERLATLNEHKAEVVSVAFAPDGKRFATQSRDGVVIVWDTARRAKIAEWRDSQESPLDGLAFSPDGRLLAYSVYDGNANTYNTRLRETVRWEQVSELRDASGRSFIFSHNSRQLMPAGEWKIFDPATGRQLAGARSDGGNWIALSPDAARLAKINSAGEVSVYQLTRPGDLTRTKLLHRERAHDDHGRTVEFSPDGRLIASGAEHVVLWNAVTLKREAVLEHTSIVWSVAFAPDGRWLVSTHGDGSILVWDLVTRTRAANFNEHSGPVRAVAFASDGQRIASASEDRSIIIWNAATARKEAVLAGHEARINGVAFAPDGQSLAAAAQDHTLRLWDVAQQQLRWQVTDVDLPGYCAALSPDGRWVATTVGVYERASGRQRLDLRSSDPNPRGQIYGAAFSADGRRLACVTEGGWLLIWEVATWQLRARQQVPATHQISVSFAPDGQTLVTGEDEGALRLWRTEPLTQLAVIGQHQARIKSVAYAPDGETVASASDDKTLALWDVTRRRLITQIGTHTAPVLAVAFAPDGKQLVAGGHDRTVRLYTRRRSLWGWRAPTELLNYRILRWRIGKPGYSRSGRCPPTSNEPSRTALPLLFAFFSPNTRIVSLCSFIPRPPGTMRVWMCAVVS, from the coding sequence ATGGAGCAAAAGCGTTTTGACGAAATTGACGAAAGGCTGGCAGCCGCCTTGCAAATCGAGCCTGAAGCGCGCGCCGCTTTCCTGCGACAGGTTTGCGCCGGCGATGACGAATTGCGCCGCGCAGTTGAATTTCTGCTCAGCCAGGGCGGGCCGTCTGAAAAGCTTGAAGTTACCGCCGTCGCTTACCTGGCCGAAGTGCTGGCCGGACAGGCGGGCGCAGTTACAACGGGTCAGCGCATCAACCACTACACCATCAAAGCGTGCATTGGGCGCGGCGGGATGGGTGAGGTCTGGCGCGCTTGGGACGAGAAGCTCGAACGCGACGTGGCGCTCAAGCTGTTGCCGCTGGAATTTGCCGCCGACCCGGAGCGGGTAGTGCGCTTCCGGCAGGAGGCGCTCACCATCTCGGCGCTCAACCACGCGAACATCGTGGCGATTTACGACTCCGGTCAGGTGACAGAGCAGTTCGGCGAGTTGCATTTCATCGTGACTGAATTGGTTGAAGGGGAGACGCTGCGCGCGCAACTCAAACAGTCAGCCCTGGACTGGCGCAAGGTTGTGCCGCTGGCTACGCAGATGGCCGAGGCGCTCCACGCCGCGCACACCGTGGGCATCATTCACCGCGACATCAAGCCCGAAAACATCATGATGCAAGCCGACGGTCGCTTGAAGGTGCTCGATTTCGGCATTGCAAAACTAAGGGATGAGGGCGGAGGGATGAGGGATGAAAGCGGCCGTCCGCTTCATCCTTCATCCTTCATCCCTCATCCTTCACTCACCGCAGCGGGCGCGATGCTGGGCACGCTCAAATACATGTCGCCCGAACAGGCGCGCGGCGAGGTGCTGGAGGTGCAGACGGACATCTTCTCGTTGGGCTTGGTGCTTTACGAAATGCTTGCGGGGCGGCATCCCTACAGCGGCAAATCCGGCGCGGAACTTAGCGAAGCTTTGCAGAGCGCTGATGAAATTCCGCCGTTGAGTGCGTTGAACGCTGCGCTGCCAGCGGCGCTTGAACGCAGCGTGACGCGGGCGCTCAAGAAGCGGCGCGCGGAACGTTACGAGTCGGCGGGCGAGTTGCTGGCCGATCTGAAGGAATTGAAGTCGCTGATCGAGGTCGGGCGCGACGCGCAGCAAGAGCAGTTGCTCAAGGCGCAAAATGCCGATCAATTGTTGACGCGGTATGTGGTCTTTCACGAGGCTGACCGTCAGACGCGCATTCCGCTTGGCAGCTTGTGGAGCATCTGGCGCTTTGCCAGCTTGAAGCGCGGCAGGTTGGAGCGCGAACTGATCCGCAAGAGCTTCTTCAGTGGATTGCTGGGAGCAGGCTGGCGGATGCTGTTGATAGCGGCGGTGACGATGCTGGTGGCGGCGTGGTTGTCGGTGACTGATGTTTGGGAAGAGCGGGTGTTGCGCGACGGACACACGGCGGCAGTGCGGCGCGCGGTCTTTTCGCCGGATGGCAAGCTGCTCGTTTCGGTCAGCGAAGACAAGCAGGTGATCGTGTGGGATTTTGAGAAGCGCGAACGGCTGGCGACACTGAACGAACACAAGGCCGAAGTGGTCAGTGTCGCTTTTGCGCCGGATGGCAAACGATTTGCCACGCAGAGCCGCGACGGCGTGGTGATCGTGTGGGACACGGCGCGGCGCGCGAAGATCGCGGAATGGCGTGATTCTCAGGAATCGCCCCTTGATGGCTTGGCTTTCTCGCCCGATGGTCGGCTGCTGGCTTATTCGGTGTACGACGGCAATGCCAACACATACAACACGCGGTTGCGGGAAACCGTGCGCTGGGAGCAAGTCAGCGAACTGCGCGATGCTAGTGGCCGCAGCTTTATCTTTTCCCACAACAGTCGGCAACTGATGCCAGCAGGTGAATGGAAAATCTTTGATCCGGCGACTGGCCGACAGTTGGCTGGCGCGCGCTCTGACGGCGGAAACTGGATCGCTCTCTCGCCGGATGCGGCGCGGCTTGCGAAGATCAATTCAGCAGGCGAAGTTTCGGTGTATCAACTGACGCGCCCCGGCGACCTGACGCGAACGAAGCTGTTGCACCGCGAACGCGCGCACGACGATCACGGGCGCACTGTTGAGTTCTCGCCGGACGGACGCTTGATTGCTTCGGGCGCAGAGCACGTCGTGCTGTGGAATGCGGTGACGCTGAAACGGGAAGCGGTGCTGGAACACACCTCCATCGTTTGGAGTGTGGCCTTTGCGCCGGACGGGCGCTGGCTGGTTTCGACGCACGGCGACGGTTCGATCCTGGTCTGGGATTTGGTCACGCGCACACGCGCGGCAAATTTCAATGAACACAGCGGCCCGGTGCGCGCCGTCGCCTTTGCCAGTGACGGCCAGCGCATTGCTTCGGCCAGCGAAGATCGTTCGATCATTATCTGGAACGCCGCAACCGCCCGCAAAGAAGCGGTGCTGGCCGGACACGAAGCGCGTATCAACGGCGTGGCCTTCGCGCCCGACGGCCAATCGCTCGCCGCCGCCGCGCAGGATCACACCCTCCGGCTCTGGGATGTGGCGCAACAGCAGCTTCGGTGGCAGGTAACGGATGTTGATCTTCCCGGTTATTGTGCCGCACTCTCGCCGGATGGGCGCTGGGTGGCGACGACGGTTGGCGTCTACGAACGCGCATCAGGCCGTCAAAGACTGGATTTAAGATCGTCGGATCCAAATCCGCGAGGGCAAATCTATGGCGCGGCGTTCTCCGCCGACGGGCGACGGCTCGCCTGCGTAACAGAAGGCGGCTGGCTGCTGATTTGGGAGGTCGCGACGTGGCAATTGCGCGCCCGGCAGCAAGTGCCCGCCACCCACCAGATCAGCGTCAGCTTTGCGCCCGACGGCCAAACTCTGGTCACGGGCGAAGACGAAGGCGCGCTGCGGCTCTGGCGCACCGAACCGCTCACGCAACTCGCCGTCATCGGCCAACATCAGGCGCGCATCAAGTCGGTTGCTTATGCGCCAGATGGCGAGACGGTCGCGTCAGCCAGCGATGACAAGACGCTGGCGTTATGGGATGTCACCCGCCGCCGCCTCATCACCCAAATCGGCACGCATACCGCGCCCGTGCTGGCGGTCGCCTTTGCGCCGGATGGCAAGCAGCTTGTCGCCGGTGGACACGACCGCACGGTGCGGCTTTATACGCGGCGGCGCTCGTTGTGGGGGTGGCGCGCGCCCACTGAATTGCTTAACTATCGAATCTTGCGATGGCGCATTGGCAAACCAGGTTACAGCCGCTCTGGCCGTTGCCCGCCGACCAGCAACGAACCCAGTCGCACTGCATTGCCGCTGCTTTTCGCGTTCTTCTCGCCCAACACGCGAATCGTCAGCTTGTGCTCGTTCATCCCTAGGCCGCCGGGGACGATGCGCGTTTGGATGTGCGCGGTCGTGTCGTAA